The Candidatus Auribacterota bacterium genome has a segment encoding these proteins:
- a CDS encoding polysaccharide deacetylase family protein produces the protein MMRYFPRRLTPILLYHHLGSIGRLSRSYLDPEAFAKQLLYCREAGFRVTDFARVVEDIRAGRKQPAKTASITFDDGWYDNYTHAFPILQRCGFSATIFLVSGRIGLEGYLGWKEIREMGRAGIRFGAHSVSHPRLTEIPLHEARGEISDCKRTLEDGLGEEVPLFCYPYGFLNRAVRDLVEEAGYRGACCNAPGRLWPDGDPFALKRVTMTYRMNRRIVLAASLSGYYVFYKELRSGNKEYILVNPKSKIPNPKEK, from the coding sequence ATGATGCGATATTTTCCGAGGAGACTGACCCCCATCCTTCTCTACCACCACCTGGGGAGCATCGGGCGCCTCTCCCGTTCGTACCTCGATCCGGAGGCCTTTGCGAAGCAGCTCCTCTACTGCAGGGAAGCTGGTTTTCGTGTGACTGATTTTGCGAGGGTCGTTGAGGATATTCGCGCGGGGCGAAAGCAGCCGGCCAAGACCGCGTCGATCACTTTTGATGACGGCTGGTATGACAATTACACACATGCCTTTCCGATACTCCAGCGCTGTGGATTCTCCGCCACAATCTTTCTCGTGTCCGGCCGGATAGGGTTGGAAGGCTACCTCGGGTGGAAGGAGATCCGGGAGATGGGGCGGGCGGGAATTCGATTCGGGGCTCATAGCGTGAGCCATCCCCGCCTCACGGAGATTCCGCTCCACGAGGCGCGCGGCGAGATAAGCGACTGCAAGAGGACGCTCGAAGACGGTCTCGGGGAGGAGGTCCCGCTCTTCTGCTATCCCTACGGGTTTCTCAACAGGGCTGTCAGGGACTTGGTTGAGGAGGCCGGCTATCGGGGGGCGTGCTGCAACGCCCCGGGGAGGCTCTGGCCTGACGGCGACCCCTTTGCCCTCAAGCGGGTGACGATGACCTACAGGATGAACAGAAGAATTGTTCTAGCTGCCTCTCTCTCAGGATATTACGTATTTTATAAGGAATTGCGTTCGGGGAATAAAGAATATATACTAGTAAACCCCAAATCGAAAATCCCAAATCCCAAAGAAAAATAA
- a CDS encoding polysaccharide deacetylase family protein produces the protein MSTLGIKVDVDTHRGMKEGVPRLIRIFSAHGIRASFFISMGPDNSGKAIFRFFTRRGFLKKMLRSNAVGMYGIRTALSGTLLPARQIARSFPDIFRALIEHGHEVGIHGYDHVRWHDRLPRMSYEETREEIRKACDAYQEITGRKPGSSAAPGWTCSPHQLAIQDGLPMRYHSDSRGECPFFPVMEGRSYSHLQIPTTLSTLDELLGSGGCRSEDDLACHYVGRIMAAPSNVLTIHAEAEGMAWAEWCDQLLGELAGKGVTFVRLCEIADASLADPARVPHCELRMGEIPGRAGQVALQIRSESDQSRS, from the coding sequence ATGTCGACACTGGGAATCAAAGTTGACGTCGATACGCACCGCGGTATGAAGGAAGGCGTGCCGCGTCTCATCCGCATCTTCTCTGCGCATGGTATCCGGGCGAGCTTTTTCATCTCAATGGGGCCGGACAACTCAGGGAAGGCGATCTTTCGCTTCTTCACGAGGCGCGGGTTTCTTAAAAAGATGCTGCGCTCCAACGCCGTCGGAATGTACGGCATCCGGACCGCGCTCTCCGGCACGCTCCTCCCGGCCAGGCAGATCGCTCGATCATTCCCCGATATTTTCCGTGCGCTCATCGAGCACGGCCACGAGGTCGGCATCCACGGCTACGACCATGTGAGGTGGCATGACCGCCTTCCTCGCATGAGCTACGAAGAAACGCGGGAAGAGATCCGGAAGGCGTGCGACGCTTACCAAGAGATCACGGGACGCAAACCGGGAAGTTCCGCGGCGCCCGGGTGGACCTGCTCCCCTCACCAGCTCGCGATACAGGATGGCCTTCCGATGCGGTACCACAGCGACAGCCGTGGTGAATGCCCCTTCTTCCCCGTAATGGAGGGCCGCTCGTACTCCCATCTCCAGATCCCCACCACGCTCTCCACATTGGATGAACTCCTCGGCTCAGGCGGATGCCGCAGCGAGGATGACCTTGCGTGCCACTATGTTGGAAGGATTATGGCTGCCCCATCGAACGTTCTCACGATACATGCTGAAGCCGAGGGCATGGCGTGGGCCGAATGGTGTGATCAATTGCTGGGCGAACTTGCCGGGAAAGGTGTCACGTTCGTGCGCCTGTGCGAGATCGCTGACGCCTCACTCGCCGATCCGGCCCGCGTCCCGCACTGTGAGCTCAGGATGGGCGAGATTCCCGGCCGCGCAGGGCAGGTTGCCCTCCAGATCAGGTCGGAGAGTGATCAATCCAGGTCGTAG
- a CDS encoding class I SAM-dependent methyltransferase — protein MNASAHEEFLYELFSEGTDIPGYYRLKRCLIDFEAIKASVSSVLDAGCGSGAKCIYLARYNPALEIVGIDINQGALDHAEYLRIKRELPNVRFSTKDLAGTVDQKTFDLVIVSDVLEHIENDRRFAANADSMLSPGGFVHISVPSCEHDYDFSTLTPPEQGDVRQWMRDIGHVRLGYTPDGLTSLFPGYEVIKMKRVGNCCCKLAYFFWEKSIFDPQRKKPAELKREYTFPFVEFIDLLIHKYLVKDKTPSPPDCRSMNKRMFLQAIRTIDLGIEWENKGRLDNRYLIEEEICCLLRKPL, from the coding sequence ATGAATGCCAGCGCACACGAAGAATTTCTCTACGAGCTTTTTTCCGAAGGCACTGACATACCCGGCTACTACAGGCTGAAGCGCTGCCTCATCGACTTTGAGGCGATCAAGGCATCCGTTAGCTCAGTGCTTGATGCGGGTTGCGGGAGCGGAGCGAAATGCATCTACCTTGCCCGGTATAATCCGGCATTAGAAATCGTCGGCATAGATATAAATCAGGGCGCACTCGATCACGCGGAATATTTGAGGATAAAACGTGAGCTCCCCAATGTGCGTTTCTCCACAAAAGACCTTGCGGGAACAGTTGATCAAAAAACATTTGATTTAGTTATCGTTTCTGATGTCTTGGAGCATATAGAAAATGACAGACGGTTTGCCGCGAACGCAGACAGCATGCTCAGTCCTGGCGGATTCGTGCATATCAGTGTGCCGAGCTGTGAGCACGACTATGATTTCAGCACGCTCACTCCTCCAGAGCAAGGCGATGTGCGCCAGTGGATGAGGGATATAGGCCATGTGCGGCTGGGATATACCCCTGATGGGCTTACCTCATTGTTCCCGGGGTATGAAGTCATAAAAATGAAGCGCGTGGGCAATTGCTGCTGCAAGCTGGCCTACTTCTTTTGGGAAAAATCAATATTCGATCCCCAGAGAAAGAAACCCGCCGAACTGAAACGGGAGTACACGTTTCCCTTTGTTGAGTTCATTGATCTACTCATACATAAATATCTCGTCAAAGACAAAACTCCTTCTCCACCGGATTGCAGATCAATGAACAAGCGGATGTTCCTCCAGGCGATACGCACTATCGATCTTGGAATCGAGTGGGAGAATAAAGGACGCCTCGACAATCGCTATCTCATTGAAGAGGAAATTTGCTGTCTTCTGAGAAAGCCGCTTTGA
- a CDS encoding NAD-dependent epimerase/dehydratase family protein: MKVLITGGAGFLGSHLADAFLNERHEVSILDTGSSFKIKHLLENAKFHYIHDTIFNLEMLESLIIKCDLIYHMAAVVGVEHYVADPYAVLNVNINGTQNVLRLAHKHNKKVVFTSTSEVYGRNPRVPWDEDDDRVLGSTRIDRWCYSTSKGVGEHFCHAYRKMGLPVVIVRYFNVYGPRLDKIDVGRVLTIFIGQLLRNEPVTVIGDGSQTRCFTYIDDAIRATVAAGLKPEAEGEIFNIGTDVETTIKELAELMIKVSGAKSKVKFVTKESIYGESYEDIQRRVPKVGKMNRILGVRAETSLEEGLRQTWEWFKAFAQ, encoded by the coding sequence ATGAAAGTATTGATTACCGGGGGAGCCGGATTCCTCGGCTCGCATCTGGCTGATGCCTTTCTCAATGAGCGGCACGAGGTCTCCATTCTCGATACCGGCTCGAGCTTCAAGATCAAACACCTGCTCGAGAACGCAAAGTTCCACTATATACACGACACGATCTTCAACCTCGAGATGCTCGAGTCCCTCATCATCAAGTGCGATCTCATCTACCACATGGCGGCCGTGGTCGGCGTCGAACACTACGTCGCCGATCCGTACGCCGTCCTCAACGTGAACATCAACGGCACCCAGAACGTGCTGCGCCTGGCGCACAAGCACAATAAAAAGGTCGTCTTCACTTCCACCTCGGAGGTGTACGGACGGAATCCCAGGGTCCCGTGGGATGAGGACGACGACCGGGTGCTCGGCTCCACCCGGATTGACCGCTGGTGCTACTCGACCTCCAAGGGAGTCGGCGAACACTTCTGCCACGCATACAGGAAAATGGGCTTGCCGGTGGTGATCGTGCGCTACTTCAACGTCTATGGCCCGAGGCTGGACAAGATAGACGTGGGCCGGGTGCTCACCATTTTCATCGGCCAGCTCTTGAGGAATGAGCCTGTCACCGTTATCGGAGACGGGAGCCAAACCCGTTGTTTTACCTACATTGACGATGCGATAAGGGCAACCGTCGCGGCGGGCCTGAAGCCCGAGGCTGAGGGCGAGATATTCAACATCGGAACGGACGTCGAGACCACGATCAAGGAGCTCGCTGAACTGATGATCAAGGTCTCCGGTGCGAAATCCAAGGTCAAGTTCGTCACGAAAGAGTCCATCTACGGGGAGAGCTACGAGGATATCCAGCGGCGCGTGCCGAAGGTCGGGAAGATGAACCGCATCCTCGGCGTCAGGGCGGAGACATCTCTCGAGGAGGGGCTGCGTCAGACGTGGGAATGGTTCAAGGCCTTCGCGCAGTAG
- a CDS encoding formyltransferase produces the protein MKIIVMGYHNIGYACLQKLIEIGADITAVVTHADNPRENIWFRSVRDLAFEHCIPVYQPPDANSPEMVAAVRRIAPDMIFSFYFRQVLGKELLEIPRIGAFNLHGSLLPRYRGRCPINWVLVHGEKETGVTLHRMELKPDRGAILAQRVVPIDFKDTALTLFEKMTVAAAELIADIYPKMLTSEIRELPQEQRQASYFGGRTAKDGRIDWSRRATEIYNLVRAVTHPYPGAFTEAGGRKLFIWWAEPDEEAPTEDSKPGEIIALRAGEGIVVATGKGILRLKKIQWEGEGEIDAETLPRGSALAPGAFLR, from the coding sequence ATGAAAATCATTGTAATGGGTTACCACAATATCGGCTATGCGTGCCTCCAGAAGCTCATCGAAATTGGAGCCGACATCACGGCCGTGGTGACCCACGCGGACAATCCCCGTGAAAACATATGGTTCAGGTCGGTGCGCGACCTCGCCTTCGAGCACTGTATCCCCGTGTACCAGCCTCCCGACGCCAACTCGCCCGAGATGGTCGCGGCCGTCAGGCGCATCGCCCCGGACATGATATTCTCGTTCTACTTCAGGCAGGTCCTCGGGAAGGAGCTGCTGGAGATCCCGCGCATCGGGGCATTCAACCTGCATGGCTCCCTCCTCCCCCGCTACCGCGGCCGGTGCCCCATCAACTGGGTGCTCGTGCACGGCGAGAAGGAAACCGGTGTGACGCTCCACCGGATGGAACTCAAGCCTGACCGCGGCGCCATTCTGGCCCAGCGGGTCGTGCCCATAGATTTCAAAGATACCGCCCTGACCCTTTTCGAAAAGATGACCGTAGCCGCCGCTGAACTCATCGCCGACATCTACCCGAAGATGCTCACAAGCGAGATCCGAGAGCTGCCGCAGGAGCAGCGGCAGGCATCCTATTTCGGCGGCCGCACGGCAAAGGACGGCCGGATCGACTGGTCGCGGCGAGCGACTGAGATCTACAACCTCGTGCGTGCCGTGACGCATCCGTATCCTGGCGCGTTCACGGAGGCGGGAGGGCGGAAGCTCTTCATCTGGTGGGCGGAGCCGGACGAGGAGGCTCCTACTGAAGATTCGAAACCGGGAGAGATCATCGCCCTGCGCGCCGGCGAGGGGATCGTGGTGGCAACCGGGAAAGGGATCCTGCGTCTCAAAAAAATCCAATGGGAAGGAGAAGGCGAGATCGACGCGGAAACGCTCCCACGGGGAAGCGCCCTTGCTCCTGGAGCCTTCTTGAGATAG